The following proteins are encoded in a genomic region of Novosphingobium sp. PP1Y:
- a CDS encoding septum formation initiator: MIKASLHPSGRTEPARRIMPAFAALATIAMICGSLTVRAQEPQSGEILLDTQVKPAGFARRLDVEIGTYPVSAGPGSAPARAGYLSYSRKKAAARRPVIFAFNGGPGASSAYLQMGLLGPSLAHLAQDPAAGANAPLGSVTGPAAIYDLADVVFIDPPGTGFSTRPEGPAFSPYMSVEGDAAAAADLVRQWLESHGRRDAPIYLLGESYGTIRAVAMLDALDKLGLSGNMRGIVLLGQALNMIETSQRPDNIVTYAVSLPTLAAIACYHGKVKAPCTAETITAEAALFARNEYLPALYRGRDLPQTDRARLAQRLEDLTGIPGAFYLAHDLRISKERFRVELLRAEGEVTGRYDARYLAKRPDGVATFMPGDPASSISDAYQNAMLQYVSGSLHIPGADRYKVIARFEGDWSYGSADSPFADWPFMSVVERHAQTNACLRLFVGTGIYDTTTTIGAADYLFAQSSLPQDRYRNERYAGGHVFYSDDHSRVRFQSDLAAFIGADTCR, from the coding sequence ATGATCAAGGCATCACTGCATCCCTCGGGTCGCACCGAGCCAGCGCGGCGGATCATGCCTGCGTTCGCCGCGCTGGCAACAATTGCAATGATTTGCGGATCGCTGACGGTTCGGGCGCAAGAACCTCAGTCCGGCGAGATCCTGCTCGATACGCAGGTCAAACCGGCGGGCTTCGCAAGGAGGCTCGATGTAGAGATCGGAACCTACCCAGTCTCTGCAGGCCCCGGGTCAGCCCCCGCCAGGGCTGGGTATCTCTCGTATAGCCGAAAGAAAGCTGCGGCCCGACGTCCGGTCATCTTCGCCTTCAACGGCGGTCCAGGCGCATCCTCCGCCTATCTGCAGATGGGGCTGCTCGGGCCTTCGCTCGCGCATCTCGCGCAAGATCCGGCAGCAGGTGCGAATGCACCGCTCGGTTCCGTGACCGGGCCGGCGGCGATCTACGACCTGGCAGACGTCGTCTTCATCGATCCGCCGGGCACGGGCTTTTCGACCCGTCCGGAAGGCCCCGCATTCAGCCCTTACATGTCGGTCGAAGGCGACGCGGCGGCGGCGGCCGACCTGGTTCGCCAGTGGCTTGAAAGTCATGGTCGGCGCGATGCCCCGATCTATCTGCTAGGCGAAAGCTACGGCACGATCCGCGCCGTCGCCATGCTCGATGCCTTGGACAAGCTTGGCCTCTCCGGGAACATGCGTGGCATCGTCCTCCTGGGTCAGGCACTCAACATGATCGAGACCTCGCAGCGTCCCGACAACATCGTCACATATGCCGTCTCGCTGCCCACGCTCGCTGCCATCGCCTGCTATCACGGCAAGGTGAAAGCGCCCTGCACCGCCGAGACGATCACGGCCGAAGCCGCGCTTTTCGCTCGCAACGAATACCTGCCTGCCCTGTACCGGGGGCGAGACCTGCCGCAGACCGATCGTGCGCGCCTGGCCCAGCGCCTTGAAGATCTGACGGGCATTCCCGGCGCATTCTATCTGGCGCACGACCTGCGCATTTCCAAGGAGCGCTTCCGCGTCGAACTGCTTCGTGCCGAGGGAGAAGTAACCGGGCGTTACGACGCACGATACCTTGCCAAACGTCCCGACGGCGTGGCGACCTTCATGCCGGGCGATCCCGCTTCATCGATTTCCGATGCCTACCAGAATGCCATGCTCCAGTATGTTTCCGGGTCCCTGCACATTCCGGGCGCGGATCGATACAAGGTGATCGCGCGCTTCGAGGGCGACTGGAGCTATGGTAGCGCCGATTCACCCTTTGCCGACTGGCCGTTCATGTCCGTCGTGGAAAGACATGCACAGACCAATGCGTGTCTTCGTCTCTTCGTCGGCACCGGCATATACGACACCACCACGACGATCGGCGCTGCGGACTATCTCTTCGCGCAGTCCAGCCTTCCGCAAGATCGCTATCGCAACGAGCGCTATGCAGGCGGGCACGTGTTCTATTCCGATGACCACAGCCGCGTGCGCTTCCAGTCCGATCTTGCCGCCTTCATCGGGGCGGATACCTGCCGGTGA
- a CDS encoding pyridoxal phosphate-dependent aminotransferase produces the protein MAASPSPQTNTSYARWIRESIVRNSNSRNLLVSLFESSVPEPTALLREVILEGFEKKVTSRYTSTFVRGNPYLVAALAQEYGVGEDQVLTTTGATGALSLIYRALLRPSDRILVENPCFDLFENLAAATGNPVDIFERTAPDFAIDPRTLEAAIGPDTRLVVLSNLHNPSGTPIASEVLSALAGIAERRKVVFVFDEVYGPYAGAHFTPAASQGISGRFLSVSSLTKIYGLSTLRCGWIVGDAAIIAPIRDLASEVEFAISNLAHCIAALVIEDPVDFRENTFSVLAQARPIIESYHDHWRALGLVEGALPEHGCIAFPRLVGIADTLGFSRWLSDRCGVLVAPGEYFGAPGHVRLGFAMEPSRLDYGLQALTDSLLTHREQNRTKHKT, from the coding sequence ATGGCGGCAAGCCCTTCCCCCCAAACCAATACGTCATATGCCCGGTGGATCAGGGAATCGATCGTCCGCAACAGCAACTCGCGCAATCTGCTCGTAAGCCTGTTCGAAAGCTCGGTACCGGAACCCACGGCACTGCTGCGCGAGGTCATTCTCGAAGGTTTCGAGAAGAAAGTGACCTCACGCTACACAAGCACTTTCGTGCGCGGAAACCCCTACCTTGTCGCTGCGCTGGCGCAGGAATACGGCGTCGGCGAAGACCAGGTTCTGACCACGACCGGCGCGACCGGTGCGCTATCATTGATCTACCGCGCACTTCTGAGGCCCAGCGATCGCATTCTGGTCGAAAATCCGTGTTTCGATCTTTTCGAAAACCTCGCTGCGGCGACCGGCAATCCAGTCGACATCTTCGAGCGCACCGCCCCCGACTTCGCCATCGATCCGCGGACTCTGGAAGCAGCGATCGGGCCCGATACGCGGCTCGTGGTGCTCTCCAATCTGCACAATCCCTCCGGTACACCGATCGCGTCCGAAGTTCTCAGCGCGCTTGCCGGGATCGCCGAGAGGCGCAAGGTCGTCTTCGTATTCGACGAAGTCTACGGCCCTTATGCCGGGGCACACTTCACCCCGGCTGCGTCACAGGGGATTTCTGGGCGGTTTCTCTCCGTCAGCAGCCTGACCAAGATCTATGGTCTGAGCACACTGCGCTGCGGCTGGATAGTCGGTGATGCGGCCATCATCGCACCGATCCGTGACCTGGCGAGCGAAGTCGAATTCGCGATATCGAACCTTGCCCACTGCATTGCCGCGCTGGTTATCGAAGATCCCGTCGACTTTCGCGAGAACACGTTTTCGGTTCTTGCCCAGGCCCGGCCGATCATCGAATCCTACCACGATCACTGGCGCGCGCTCGGGCTGGTCGAAGGTGCATTGCCCGAACATGGTTGCATCGCGTTTCCGCGCCTTGTCGGTATCGCGGACACCCTCGGCTTTTCGCGCTGGCTTTCCGACCGCTGCGGCGTTCTGGTCGCGCCCGGTGAGTACTTTGGCGCGCCAGGCCATGTCCGCCTCGGCTTCGCGATGGAACCTTCGCGACTGGACTATGGGCTTCAGGCGCTTACGGACAGTCTCCTGACACACCGCGAGCAGAACCGGACGAAGCACAAGACATGA